Proteins found in one Columba livia isolate bColLiv1 breed racing homer chromosome 11, bColLiv1.pat.W.v2, whole genome shotgun sequence genomic segment:
- the TJP1 gene encoding tight junction protein ZO-1 isoform X11 — protein sequence MTEQPSNLFLRRQAILAKKPRISDCVYWFNSTAAVFSSISILHWSTTMEETAIWEQHTVTLHRAPGFGFGIAISGGRDNPHFQSGETSIVISDVLKGGPAEGLLQENDRVAMVNGVSMDNVEHAFAVQQLRKSGKNAKITIRRMKKIQIPVARTEPDPVSENEDDSYDEEIRDPRSSRGGPSANRRHEKSWVRDRSASRERSLSPRSDRRSVTSSQPAKPTKVTLVKSRKNEEYGLRLASHIFVKEISQDSLAARDGNIQEGDVVLKINGTVTENMSLADAKTLIERSKGKLKMVVQRDERATLLNVPDLSDSIHSANASERDDISEIQSLASDHSNRSHDRPRRSRSRSPDQRSEPSDHSRHSPQQPSNSSHRSREEERITKPGAISTPVKNADDNSKTMEEVTVERTEKQTPPLPEPKPVYAQGGQPDVDLPVSPSDGPLPNSTHEDGMLRPSMKLVKFRKGDSVGLRLAGGNDVGIFVAGVLEDSPAAKEGLEEGDQILRVNNVDFTNIIREEAVLFLLDLPKGEEVTILAQKKKDVYRRIVESDVGDSFYIRTHFEYEKESPYGLSFNKGEVFRVVDTLYNGKLGSWLAIRIGKNHKEVERGIIPNKNRAEQLASVQYTLPKTAGGDRADFWRFRGLRSSKRNLRKSREDLSAQPVQTKFPAYERVVLREAGFLRPVTIFGPIADVAREKLAREEPDIFQIAKSEPRDAGTDQRSSGIIRLHTIKQIIDRDKHALLDVTPNAVDRLNYAQWYPIVVFLNPDSKQGVKTMRMRLCPESRKSARKLYERAHKLRKNNHHLFTTTINLNSMNEGWYGALKEAIQQQQNQLVWVSEGKADGATSDDLDLHDDRLSYLSAPGSEYSMYSTDSRHTSDYEDTDTEGGAYTDQELDETLNDEVGTPPESAITRSSEPVREDSSGMHHETQTYPTYASQAQPQPNLRIDSSGFKATTTQPKAEASPAVPYLSPSPESHPATSSTSAVNANVNLTNVRLEEPTAAPYNSYQPQAGPLRTTSAEGAHIVLRDQEPSSLSPHVDPAKVYRKDPYISEEASRQSYILKQPAINHPVQRQERDPNLIYESQAQYAEKQPSRDYEQSTYRYDSTNYVDQFSRGYDPRLHYDDRVPPYEEHWAYYDEKQPYNQTRTGYENQPPRDLDSRQNIEESTERSYYPAQPRFEEPPPMSYDGRPRYEHAPKNFSLPQVRYEDQHAVGYDTHGRYKQEAQPYQSAISRSPEPKPYFDPHIRGYEQGPPQAYNAKAGQYEPHGTSGVALPPPPSSQTKPEVLPSNSKPLPTPPSLAEEEEDPAMKPQSVRSRVKIFERRRSPSLEKMKDPSDTSAVKPPELAPKPTLTTVSGPKPTSQSQYEHDKTTYRAPEPQRPQAKPPEDIVRSNHYDPEEDEEYYRKQLSYFDRRSFENKPSAQVPASHHSEPTKQMHSQNQLNFTSYTKGKTTNTESMDRPVGEKRYEPISQVTTPPPAPSVQYTQPQSINSPVLSLPAHHKPALSEVNSASDPPPPQNKPALFRSSREDTVQSTFYPQKSFPDKGPVNGTEQIQKTVTPSYNRFTTKPYTSAARPFERKFESPKFNHNLLPNETQHKPELPSKSPNSPQPILKSHSSSQPPEFDSGMETFAVQVDKPKYQPNNVNAVPKAIPVSPSALEDEEEEDGHTVVATARGVFNSNGGVLSSIETGVSIIIPQGAIPEGIEQEIYFKVCRDNSILPPLDKEKGETLLSPLVMCGPHGLKFLKPVELRLPHCASMTPDGWSFALKSSDSSSGDPKTWQNKSLPGDPNYLVGANCVSVLIDHF from the exons agCACAACAATGGAAGAAACAGCTATATGGGAACAACACACAGTGACTCTTCACAGG GCCCCTGGATTTGGATTTGGTATTGCAATATCCGGAGGCAGAGATAATCCTCACTTTCAGAGTGGTGAGACATCAATAGTTATTTCTGATGTGCTGAAAGGAGGCCCAGCAGAAGGACTACTACA agaAAATGACCGTGTTGCAATGGTTAATGGAGTTTCAATGGATAATGTCGAGCATGCATTTGCTGTTCAGCAGCTGAGGAAAAGTGGGAAGAATGCCAAAATT ACTATCCGAAGGATGAAGAAAATTCAGATTCCGGTGGCTCGAACAGAACCTGACCCAGTGtctgaaaatgaagatgatAGCTATGATGAAGAGATACGGGATCCAAGAAGCAGCCGTGGTGGTCCAAGTGCCAACAGAAGGCATGAGAAGAGCTGGGTAAGAGATCGAAGTGCTAGTAGAGAGAGAAGCTTATCGCCGAGATCAGACAGAAGGTCGGTTACTTCCAGTCAGCCTGCAAAACCTACCAAAGTAACCCTGGTGAAATCAAGGAAAAATGAAG AGTATGGCCTACGGTTGGCAAGCCACATATTTGTCAAAGAAATATCCCAGGACAGCCTGGCAGCAAGAGATGGCAATATTCAGGAAGGAGATGTTGTACTCAAG ATAAATGGCacagtgacagaaaatatgTCCTTAGCGGATGCAAAAACACTAATAGAAAGGTCAAAAGGCAAGTTGAAGATGGTTGTTCAGCGAGACGAGCGAGCTACACTGTTGAATGTTCCTGATCTTTCTGACAGTATTCATTCTGCTAATGCTTCAGAAAGAGATG ACATTTCAGAAATTCAGTCGCTGGCATCAGATCATTCCAACCGATCACATGACAGGCCCCGCCGCAGTCGTTCACGATCTCCTGACCAGAGGTCAGAGCCTTCAGACCATTCCAGACATTCTCCACAGcagcccagcaacagcag TCATCGAagcagagaagaggagagaataACTAAACCAGGGGCTATCTCTACACCTGTAAAGAATGCAGATGATAATTCTAAAACTATGGAAGAGGTCACAgttgaaagaactgaaaaacaaactcCACCACTCCCAg AACCAAAGCCAGTGTATGCACAAGGAGGTCAGCCAGATGTGGATTTACCTGTCAGTCCATCTGATGGTCCTTTACCCAATTCAACCCACGAAGATGGAATGCTTCG GCCAAGCATGAAACTGGTCAAATTCAGAAAAGGAGATAGCGTGGGCTTGCGACTAGCAGGTGGGAATGATGTTGGCATATTTGTAGCTGGTGTTCTGGAAGACAGCCCTGCAGCGAAAGAAGGATTAGAGGAAGGGGACCAGATTCTCAGG GTAAATAATGTAGACTTCACAAATATCATCAGAGAAGAAGCTGTCCTTTTTTTACTTGATCTTCCTAAAGGTGAAGAAGTAACCATTttggcacagaagaaaaaagatg tttatcGTCGCATTGTTGAGTCTGATGTAGGGGACTCTTTCTATATCAGAACTCATTTTGAATATGAAAAGGAATCTCCTTACGGACTAAGTTTCAACAAAGGTGAAGTGTTCCGGGTGGTggacactctgtacaatggcaAACTGGGTTCTTGGCTGGCGATTCGAATTGGCAAGAATCATAAGGAAGTTGAAAGAGGTATCATACCTAACAAAAACAG AGCTGAGCAACTAGCTAGCGTACAGTACACGCTTCCAAAGACAGCAGGAGGAGATCGAGCGGATTTTTGGAGATTCCGAGGCTTGCGTAGCTCAAAAAGAAATCTCcggaaaagcagagaagatcTTTCTGCCCAACCTGTTCAGACAAAGTTTCCTGCCTACGAAAGAGTTGTTCTTCGGGAAG CTGGGTTTCTCAGACCTGTAACCATTTTTGGTCCAATTGCTGATGTTGCACGGGAGAAACTTGCTAGAGAAGAACCAGATATCTTTCAAATTGCAA AAAGTGAACCAAGAGACGCTGGTACTGACCAACGTAGTTCTGGCATAATTCGTCTTCACACTATAAAACAGATAATTGATAGA GACAAACATGCTTTATTAGATGTGACTCCTAATGCAGTGGACCGTCTGAATTATGCCCAGTGGTATCCTATTGTAGTGTTCCTAAATCCTGATTCTAAGCAAGGTGTAAAGACTATGAGAATGAGGTTGTGCCCAGAATCACGAAAAAGTGCCAGAAAGCTGTATGAAAGAGCTCACAAGCTACGCAAAAATAATCACCATCTATTCACAA CTACCATTAACTTGAATTCAATGAATGAAGGATGGTATGGAGCTCTGAAGGAAGCAATTCAGCAACAACAGAACCAACTAGTGTGGGTTTCTGAaggaaag GCAGATGGTGCTACAAGTGATGACCTTGATTTACATGATGACCGCCTTTCTTACCTCTCGGCTCCTGGGAGTGAGTATTCTATGTACAGCACAGACAGTAGGCACACGTCTGATTATGAAGACACAGATACGGAAGGGGGTGCTTATACTGATCAAGAACTGGATGAAACGCTGAATGATGAGGTTGGGACTCCTCCTGAATCTGCTATTACACGTTCTTCTGAACCTGTTAGAGAGGATTCTTCTGGAATGCATCATGAAACTCAGACTTATCCTACTTATGCATCTCAAGCTCAGCCGCAGCCAAATCTCAGAATAGATTCTTCAGGATTTAAAGCAACTACTACTCAGCCG aaagcagaagccTCACCTGCAGTCCCTTACCTTTCCCCGTCGCCTGAATCACACCCTGCAACCTCATCAACCTCTGCAGTAAATGCTAATGTAAACCTAACTAATGTCAGACTGGAGGAGCCTACTGCTGCTCCTTACAACTCTTACCAACCACAAGCGGGCCCCTTAAGAACAacaagtgctgagggagctcatATAGTCCTAAGAGATCAAGAGCCATCATCCTTATCGCCGCATGTAGATCCAGCAAAG GTATACCGAAAGGATCCATATATTAGTGAAGAAGCATCCAGACAAAGCTACATCTTAAAACAGCCAGCAATTAATCACCCAGTACAGAGACAGGAAAGAGACCCGAATCTGATCTATGAATCCCAGGCTCAGTATGCAGAAAAACAACCGAGTAGGGACTATGAACAGTCTACATATAGATATGATTCTACAAACTATGTTGACCAATTTTCTCGTGGTTATGACCCTCGCCTACATTATGATGACCGTGTGCCTCCCTATGAGGAGCACTGGGCTTATTATGATGAAAAACAGCCCTACAACCAAACACGAACAGGTTATGAAAACCAGCCTCCTAGGGATCTTGATTCCAGACAAAATATAGAAGAGAGCACAGAACGCAGCTATTACCCAGCACAACCTCGTTTTGAGGAACCCCCTCCAATGAGCTATGATGGTAGACCTCGCTATGAGCATGCACCCAAGAACTTCAGCTTACCACAAGTGCGATATGAAGATCAACATGCTGTTGGGTATGACACACATGGTAGGTACAAACAAGAAGCTCAGCCATACCAGTCAGCCATATCTCGATCTCCTGAACCGAAGCCGTACTTTGATCCGCATATAAGGGGCTATGAACAAGGTCCTCCTCAAGCTTATAATGCTAAAGCTGGACAATATGAGCCTCATGGCACTTCAGGTgttgctcttcctcctcccccttcaTCACAAACCAAACCGGAAGTTTTGCCTTCTAACAGTAAACCACTGCCTACACCACCATCTCtagcagaggaagaagaagatcCAGCCATGAAGCCACAGTCTGTGCGAAGCAGGGTTAAGATATTTGAAAGAAGAAGATCACCatctttggaaaaaatgaaggaCCCAAGTGATACATCAGCTGTCAAG CCTCCAGAACTAGCACCTAAGCCTACACTCACAACTGTGAgtggtccaaaaccaacttctCAAAGCCAGTATGAACACGACAAAACAACTTACAG AGCCCCAGAACCACAGAGACCTCAAGCGAAGCCACCTGAAGATATTGTACGTTCAAACCATTATGATcctgaagaagatgaagaatatTATCGAAAGCAGCTCTCGTACTTTGATCGCAGGAGTTTTGAAAACAAGCCATCTGCCCAGGTTCCTGCCAGCCATCATTCTGAGCCCACTAAACAAATGCATTCGCAGAATCAGCTGAATTTCACCAGTTACACTAA gGGGAAAACAACCAATACTGAATCAATGGATAGGCCTGTGGGTGAGAAACGCTATGAGCCAATCTCTCAAGTGACgactcctcctcctgctccctcgGTCCAGTACACACAACCTCAGTCCATTAATAGTCCTGTCCTGTCTCTCCCAGCACATCACAAGCCTGCACTTTCTGAAG TTAACTCTGCGTCTGACCCTCCTCCACCTCAGAATAAGCCAGCACTTTTCAGATCCTCTAGAGAGGACACTGTGCAGTCTACTTTTTATCCTCAGAAGAGCTTCCCTGACAAAGGCCCCGTTAATGGAACTGAACAGATTCAGAAAACAGTCACTCCTTCTTACAACCGCTTTACAACAAAACCTTACACTAGTGCTGCGAGGCCCTTTGAACGCAAGTTTGAAAGTCCTAAATTCAACCATAATCTCTTGCCAAATGAAACTCAACATAAACCAGAGTTGCCATCAAAATCTCCAAATTCTCCTCAACCGATTTTGAAATCCCACAGCTCATCGCAGCCTCCTGAGTTTGACAGTGGGATGGAGACCTTTGCTGTACAGGTTGACAAGCCTAAATATCAACCAAATAATGTTAATGCTGTGCCTAAAGCCATTCCTGTAAG CCCTTCAGCGCTcgaggatgaggaggaagaagacgGACACACTGTTGTAGCTACAGCAAGAGGTGTCTTTAACAGCAATGGTGGTGTATTGAGCTCCATAGAGACTGGAGTCAGTATTATTATACCACAAGGAGCCATTCCCGAGGGAATAGAGcaagaaatatatttcaaagtCTGCAGAGACAACAGTATACTTCCACCTTTGGACAAAGAGAAAG GTGAAACACTTCTTAGCCCCTTGGTAATGTGTGGGCCTCATGGACTAAAATTCCTGAAGCCAGTGGAGCTGCGCCTGCCACACTGTGCGTCTATGACCCCTGATGGTTGGTCTTTTGCTCTAAAATCCTCCGACTCCTCGTCGG GTGACCCCAAAACCTGGCAGAACAAGTCTCTTCCTGGGGATCCAAACTATCTTGTTGGAGCAAACTGTGTCTCAGTCCTAATTGACCACTTCTAA
- the TJP1 gene encoding tight junction protein ZO-1 isoform X10 encodes MIKQRSSRISCGQRLLCAPSFALTSSHLLLAVSGRTTVTEAASGHHFFEKLLLLLKLFITRAKYSTTMEETAIWEQHTVTLHRAPGFGFGIAISGGRDNPHFQSGETSIVISDVLKGGPAEGLLQENDRVAMVNGVSMDNVEHAFAVQQLRKSGKNAKITIRRMKKIQIPVARTEPDPVSENEDDSYDEEIRDPRSSRGGPSANRRHEKSWVRDRSASRERSLSPRSDRRSVTSSQPAKPTKVTLVKSRKNEEYGLRLASHIFVKEISQDSLAARDGNIQEGDVVLKINGTVTENMSLADAKTLIERSKGKLKMVVQRDERATLLNVPDLSDSIHSANASERDDISEIQSLASDHSNRSHDRPRRSRSRSPDQRSEPSDHSRHSPQQPSNSSHRSREEERITKPGAISTPVKNADDNSKTMEEVTVERTEKQTPPLPEPKPVYAQGGQPDVDLPVSPSDGPLPNSTHEDGMLRPSMKLVKFRKGDSVGLRLAGGNDVGIFVAGVLEDSPAAKEGLEEGDQILRVNNVDFTNIIREEAVLFLLDLPKGEEVTILAQKKKDVYRRIVESDVGDSFYIRTHFEYEKESPYGLSFNKGEVFRVVDTLYNGKLGSWLAIRIGKNHKEVERGIIPNKNRAEQLASVQYTLPKTAGGDRADFWRFRGLRSSKRNLRKSREDLSAQPVQTKFPAYERVVLREAGFLRPVTIFGPIADVAREKLAREEPDIFQIAKSEPRDAGTDQRSSGIIRLHTIKQIIDRDKHALLDVTPNAVDRLNYAQWYPIVVFLNPDSKQGVKTMRMRLCPESRKSARKLYERAHKLRKNNHHLFTTTINLNSMNEGWYGALKEAIQQQQNQLVWVSEGKADGATSDDLDLHDDRLSYLSAPGSEYSMYSTDSRHTSDYEDTDTEGGAYTDQELDETLNDEVGTPPESAITRSSEPVREDSSGMHHETQTYPTYASQAQPQPNLRIDSSGFKATTTQPKAEASPAVPYLSPSPESHPATSSTSAVNANVNLTNVRLEEPTAAPYNSYQPQAGPLRTTSAEGAHIVLRDQEPSSLSPHVDPAKVYRKDPYISEEASRQSYILKQPAINHPVQRQERDPNLIYESQAQYAEKQPSRDYEQSTYRYDSTNYVDQFSRGYDPRLHYDDRVPPYEEHWAYYDEKQPYNQTRTGYENQPPRDLDSRQNIEESTERSYYPAQPRFEEPPPMSYDGRPRYEHAPKNFSLPQVRYEDQHAVGYDTHGRYKQEAQPYQSAISRSPEPKPYFDPHIRGYEQGPPQAYNAKAGQYEPHGTSGVALPPPPSSQTKPEVLPSNSKPLPTPPSLAEEEEDPAMKPQSVRSRVKIFERRRSPSLEKMKDPSDTSAVKPPELAPKPTLTTVSGPKPTSQSQYEHDKTTYRAPEPQRPQAKPPEDIVRSNHYDPEEDEEYYRKQLSYFDRRSFENKPSAQVPASHHSEPTKQMHSQNQLNFTSYTKGKTTNTESMDRPVGEKRYEPISQVTTPPPAPSVQYTQPQSINSPVLSLPAHHKPALSEVNSASDPPPPQNKPALFRSSREDTVQSTFYPQKSFPDKGPVNGTEQIQKTVTPSYNRFTTKPYTSAARPFERKFESPKFNHNLLPNETQHKPELPSKSPNSPQPILKSHSSSQPPEFDSGMETFAVQVDKPKYQPNNVNAVPKAIPVSPSALEDEEEEDGHTVVATARGVFNSNGGVLSSIETGVSIIIPQGAIPEGIEQEIYFKVCRDNSILPPLDKEKGETLLSPLVMCGPHGLKFLKPVELRLPHCASMTPDGWSFALKSSDSSSGDPKTWQNKSLPGDPNYLVGANCVSVLIDHF; translated from the exons agCACAACAATGGAAGAAACAGCTATATGGGAACAACACACAGTGACTCTTCACAGG GCCCCTGGATTTGGATTTGGTATTGCAATATCCGGAGGCAGAGATAATCCTCACTTTCAGAGTGGTGAGACATCAATAGTTATTTCTGATGTGCTGAAAGGAGGCCCAGCAGAAGGACTACTACA agaAAATGACCGTGTTGCAATGGTTAATGGAGTTTCAATGGATAATGTCGAGCATGCATTTGCTGTTCAGCAGCTGAGGAAAAGTGGGAAGAATGCCAAAATT ACTATCCGAAGGATGAAGAAAATTCAGATTCCGGTGGCTCGAACAGAACCTGACCCAGTGtctgaaaatgaagatgatAGCTATGATGAAGAGATACGGGATCCAAGAAGCAGCCGTGGTGGTCCAAGTGCCAACAGAAGGCATGAGAAGAGCTGGGTAAGAGATCGAAGTGCTAGTAGAGAGAGAAGCTTATCGCCGAGATCAGACAGAAGGTCGGTTACTTCCAGTCAGCCTGCAAAACCTACCAAAGTAACCCTGGTGAAATCAAGGAAAAATGAAG AGTATGGCCTACGGTTGGCAAGCCACATATTTGTCAAAGAAATATCCCAGGACAGCCTGGCAGCAAGAGATGGCAATATTCAGGAAGGAGATGTTGTACTCAAG ATAAATGGCacagtgacagaaaatatgTCCTTAGCGGATGCAAAAACACTAATAGAAAGGTCAAAAGGCAAGTTGAAGATGGTTGTTCAGCGAGACGAGCGAGCTACACTGTTGAATGTTCCTGATCTTTCTGACAGTATTCATTCTGCTAATGCTTCAGAAAGAGATG ACATTTCAGAAATTCAGTCGCTGGCATCAGATCATTCCAACCGATCACATGACAGGCCCCGCCGCAGTCGTTCACGATCTCCTGACCAGAGGTCAGAGCCTTCAGACCATTCCAGACATTCTCCACAGcagcccagcaacagcag TCATCGAagcagagaagaggagagaataACTAAACCAGGGGCTATCTCTACACCTGTAAAGAATGCAGATGATAATTCTAAAACTATGGAAGAGGTCACAgttgaaagaactgaaaaacaaactcCACCACTCCCAg AACCAAAGCCAGTGTATGCACAAGGAGGTCAGCCAGATGTGGATTTACCTGTCAGTCCATCTGATGGTCCTTTACCCAATTCAACCCACGAAGATGGAATGCTTCG GCCAAGCATGAAACTGGTCAAATTCAGAAAAGGAGATAGCGTGGGCTTGCGACTAGCAGGTGGGAATGATGTTGGCATATTTGTAGCTGGTGTTCTGGAAGACAGCCCTGCAGCGAAAGAAGGATTAGAGGAAGGGGACCAGATTCTCAGG GTAAATAATGTAGACTTCACAAATATCATCAGAGAAGAAGCTGTCCTTTTTTTACTTGATCTTCCTAAAGGTGAAGAAGTAACCATTttggcacagaagaaaaaagatg tttatcGTCGCATTGTTGAGTCTGATGTAGGGGACTCTTTCTATATCAGAACTCATTTTGAATATGAAAAGGAATCTCCTTACGGACTAAGTTTCAACAAAGGTGAAGTGTTCCGGGTGGTggacactctgtacaatggcaAACTGGGTTCTTGGCTGGCGATTCGAATTGGCAAGAATCATAAGGAAGTTGAAAGAGGTATCATACCTAACAAAAACAG AGCTGAGCAACTAGCTAGCGTACAGTACACGCTTCCAAAGACAGCAGGAGGAGATCGAGCGGATTTTTGGAGATTCCGAGGCTTGCGTAGCTCAAAAAGAAATCTCcggaaaagcagagaagatcTTTCTGCCCAACCTGTTCAGACAAAGTTTCCTGCCTACGAAAGAGTTGTTCTTCGGGAAG CTGGGTTTCTCAGACCTGTAACCATTTTTGGTCCAATTGCTGATGTTGCACGGGAGAAACTTGCTAGAGAAGAACCAGATATCTTTCAAATTGCAA AAAGTGAACCAAGAGACGCTGGTACTGACCAACGTAGTTCTGGCATAATTCGTCTTCACACTATAAAACAGATAATTGATAGA GACAAACATGCTTTATTAGATGTGACTCCTAATGCAGTGGACCGTCTGAATTATGCCCAGTGGTATCCTATTGTAGTGTTCCTAAATCCTGATTCTAAGCAAGGTGTAAAGACTATGAGAATGAGGTTGTGCCCAGAATCACGAAAAAGTGCCAGAAAGCTGTATGAAAGAGCTCACAAGCTACGCAAAAATAATCACCATCTATTCACAA CTACCATTAACTTGAATTCAATGAATGAAGGATGGTATGGAGCTCTGAAGGAAGCAATTCAGCAACAACAGAACCAACTAGTGTGGGTTTCTGAaggaaag GCAGATGGTGCTACAAGTGATGACCTTGATTTACATGATGACCGCCTTTCTTACCTCTCGGCTCCTGGGAGTGAGTATTCTATGTACAGCACAGACAGTAGGCACACGTCTGATTATGAAGACACAGATACGGAAGGGGGTGCTTATACTGATCAAGAACTGGATGAAACGCTGAATGATGAGGTTGGGACTCCTCCTGAATCTGCTATTACACGTTCTTCTGAACCTGTTAGAGAGGATTCTTCTGGAATGCATCATGAAACTCAGACTTATCCTACTTATGCATCTCAAGCTCAGCCGCAGCCAAATCTCAGAATAGATTCTTCAGGATTTAAAGCAACTACTACTCAGCCG aaagcagaagccTCACCTGCAGTCCCTTACCTTTCCCCGTCGCCTGAATCACACCCTGCAACCTCATCAACCTCTGCAGTAAATGCTAATGTAAACCTAACTAATGTCAGACTGGAGGAGCCTACTGCTGCTCCTTACAACTCTTACCAACCACAAGCGGGCCCCTTAAGAACAacaagtgctgagggagctcatATAGTCCTAAGAGATCAAGAGCCATCATCCTTATCGCCGCATGTAGATCCAGCAAAG GTATACCGAAAGGATCCATATATTAGTGAAGAAGCATCCAGACAAAGCTACATCTTAAAACAGCCAGCAATTAATCACCCAGTACAGAGACAGGAAAGAGACCCGAATCTGATCTATGAATCCCAGGCTCAGTATGCAGAAAAACAACCGAGTAGGGACTATGAACAGTCTACATATAGATATGATTCTACAAACTATGTTGACCAATTTTCTCGTGGTTATGACCCTCGCCTACATTATGATGACCGTGTGCCTCCCTATGAGGAGCACTGGGCTTATTATGATGAAAAACAGCCCTACAACCAAACACGAACAGGTTATGAAAACCAGCCTCCTAGGGATCTTGATTCCAGACAAAATATAGAAGAGAGCACAGAACGCAGCTATTACCCAGCACAACCTCGTTTTGAGGAACCCCCTCCAATGAGCTATGATGGTAGACCTCGCTATGAGCATGCACCCAAGAACTTCAGCTTACCACAAGTGCGATATGAAGATCAACATGCTGTTGGGTATGACACACATGGTAGGTACAAACAAGAAGCTCAGCCATACCAGTCAGCCATATCTCGATCTCCTGAACCGAAGCCGTACTTTGATCCGCATATAAGGGGCTATGAACAAGGTCCTCCTCAAGCTTATAATGCTAAAGCTGGACAATATGAGCCTCATGGCACTTCAGGTgttgctcttcctcctcccccttcaTCACAAACCAAACCGGAAGTTTTGCCTTCTAACAGTAAACCACTGCCTACACCACCATCTCtagcagaggaagaagaagatcCAGCCATGAAGCCACAGTCTGTGCGAAGCAGGGTTAAGATATTTGAAAGAAGAAGATCACCatctttggaaaaaatgaaggaCCCAAGTGATACATCAGCTGTCAAG CCTCCAGAACTAGCACCTAAGCCTACACTCACAACTGTGAgtggtccaaaaccaacttctCAAAGCCAGTATGAACACGACAAAACAACTTACAG AGCCCCAGAACCACAGAGACCTCAAGCGAAGCCACCTGAAGATATTGTACGTTCAAACCATTATGATcctgaagaagatgaagaatatTATCGAAAGCAGCTCTCGTACTTTGATCGCAGGAGTTTTGAAAACAAGCCATCTGCCCAGGTTCCTGCCAGCCATCATTCTGAGCCCACTAAACAAATGCATTCGCAGAATCAGCTGAATTTCACCAGTTACACTAA gGGGAAAACAACCAATACTGAATCAATGGATAGGCCTGTGGGTGAGAAACGCTATGAGCCAATCTCTCAAGTGACgactcctcctcctgctccctcgGTCCAGTACACACAACCTCAGTCCATTAATAGTCCTGTCCTGTCTCTCCCAGCACATCACAAGCCTGCACTTTCTGAAG TTAACTCTGCGTCTGACCCTCCTCCACCTCAGAATAAGCCAGCACTTTTCAGATCCTCTAGAGAGGACACTGTGCAGTCTACTTTTTATCCTCAGAAGAGCTTCCCTGACAAAGGCCCCGTTAATGGAACTGAACAGATTCAGAAAACAGTCACTCCTTCTTACAACCGCTTTACAACAAAACCTTACACTAGTGCTGCGAGGCCCTTTGAACGCAAGTTTGAAAGTCCTAAATTCAACCATAATCTCTTGCCAAATGAAACTCAACATAAACCAGAGTTGCCATCAAAATCTCCAAATTCTCCTCAACCGATTTTGAAATCCCACAGCTCATCGCAGCCTCCTGAGTTTGACAGTGGGATGGAGACCTTTGCTGTACAGGTTGACAAGCCTAAATATCAACCAAATAATGTTAATGCTGTGCCTAAAGCCATTCCTGTAAG CCCTTCAGCGCTcgaggatgaggaggaagaagacgGACACACTGTTGTAGCTACAGCAAGAGGTGTCTTTAACAGCAATGGTGGTGTATTGAGCTCCATAGAGACTGGAGTCAGTATTATTATACCACAAGGAGCCATTCCCGAGGGAATAGAGcaagaaatatatttcaaagtCTGCAGAGACAACAGTATACTTCCACCTTTGGACAAAGAGAAAG GTGAAACACTTCTTAGCCCCTTGGTAATGTGTGGGCCTCATGGACTAAAATTCCTGAAGCCAGTGGAGCTGCGCCTGCCACACTGTGCGTCTATGACCCCTGATGGTTGGTCTTTTGCTCTAAAATCCTCCGACTCCTCGTCGG GTGACCCCAAAACCTGGCAGAACAAGTCTCTTCCTGGGGATCCAAACTATCTTGTTGGAGCAAACTGTGTCTCAGTCCTAATTGACCACTTCTAA